Proteins from a single region of Crassaminicella profunda:
- the hfq gene encoding RNA chaperone Hfq: MKNAINLQDIFLNQVRKEHIPITVYLVNGFQIKGTVKGFDSYTIVLDSDGKQHMIYKHAISTITPLKAVNFVQNRKQDHE, translated from the coding sequence ATGAAAAATGCAATCAATCTTCAAGATATATTCTTGAATCAAGTTAGAAAAGAACATATACCTATCACCGTATATTTAGTAAATGGGTTTCAAATAAAGGGAACGGTAAAAGGTTTTGACAGTTATACCATAGTATTAGATAGTGATGGAAAACAACATATGATTTATAAGCATGCTATTTCAACCATTACGCCATTAAAAGCTGTTAATTTTGTACAAAACAGAAAACAAGACCATGAGTAA
- a CDS encoding AAA family ATPase, whose product MVYRNKEQEDLLNLLEHGKISTEYAIGRISKSKTQKENRNTNEEDLKAMMNELDALIGLKSVKKLVKEIQAFICIQKKRKEESLVADPLVLHMIFKGNPGTGKTTVARLLGKIMCAMGVLEKGHVVEVERADLVGEYIGHTAVKVREHIRKSLGGIMFIDEAYSLARGGEKDFGKEAIDAMVKGMEDYKENLILILAGYRDEMEKFLRTNPGLKSRFPIHIEFPDYTLEELMNIAEVMVEKRQYKLSMSAKARLAKILSKKRIEDPLSSGNARLVRNIVERGIRKQAVRLQRTGNFKRDDLITLIREDMTEGDD is encoded by the coding sequence ATGGTATATAGGAATAAAGAGCAAGAAGATCTATTAAATTTACTAGAGCATGGAAAAATATCTACTGAATATGCTATTGGGAGAATATCTAAAAGTAAAACTCAAAAAGAAAATAGAAATACAAATGAAGAGGATTTAAAGGCTATGATGAATGAACTAGATGCACTAATAGGGTTAAAAAGTGTAAAAAAATTGGTCAAAGAAATTCAGGCTTTCATATGTATCCAAAAAAAACGAAAAGAGGAGTCGCTTGTAGCTGATCCATTGGTACTGCACATGATTTTTAAAGGAAATCCTGGAACAGGAAAAACAACAGTAGCAAGGCTTTTAGGAAAGATTATGTGTGCAATGGGAGTACTTGAAAAGGGTCATGTAGTAGAAGTTGAGAGAGCCGATTTGGTTGGGGAGTATATTGGGCATACAGCAGTAAAGGTGAGAGAACATATAAGGAAATCATTAGGTGGTATTATGTTTATTGATGAAGCATATTCTTTAGCAAGAGGAGGAGAAAAGGATTTTGGAAAAGAGGCCATAGATGCTATGGTAAAAGGAATGGAAGACTATAAAGAAAATCTTATTCTTATTCTTGCAGGATATAGAGATGAAATGGAAAAATTTCTAAGGACTAATCCAGGACTTAAGTCACGGTTTCCTATACATATAGAGTTTCCTGATTATACTTTAGAAGAGCTGATGAATATTGCTGAAGTGATGGTTGAAAAAAGACAGTATAAACTTTCTATGTCGGCTAAAGCAAGACTTGCAAAAATCCTATCTAAAAAAAGAATAGAAGATCCACTAAGTAGCGGAAATGCAAGGCTTGTTCGAAATATTGTAGAAAGAGGGATAAGAAAGCAGGCCGTAAGACTACAAAGAACAGGTAATTTTAAAAGAGATGATTTAATTACTCTAATCAGAGAGGATATGACAGAGGGGGATGATTGA
- the miaB gene encoding tRNA (N6-isopentenyl adenosine(37)-C2)-methylthiotransferase MiaB, which yields MTGNKKRVYLVTYGCQMNEHDSEFLLGMLDYMGYIETNNLNEADLVIYNTCCIRENAELKVYGNLGQLKNMKKKRKDLMIAVCGCMMQQPHVVKAIKTKYKHVDLVFGTHNLHKFPQLLVEGMQSEKTVVDVWDEEGRIVEGLPAIRKYKLKAFVNIVYGCNNFCTYCIVPYTRGRERSRKPEDIIEEIKELVATGTKEVTLLGQNVNSYGKTLEEDIDFAGLLYRINEIEGLERIRFMTSHPKDLSFRLIEAMRDCEKVCEHMHLPVQAGSTNILTKMNRHYTKEKYLELVNALKREVPHVGITTDIIVGFPGETEVDFEETLNLIKTVEYDSAYTFIYSVREGTPAAKFEDQVPEAIKHERFERLLAVLNPIVAEKNSKFKDKVVEVLVEGYSKTNKTKLMGRTRTSKLVNFTGPKECIGKLVKVKITDPKTFSLNGEFIGEN from the coding sequence ATGACAGGAAACAAAAAGAGAGTATATTTGGTGACCTATGGTTGTCAAATGAATGAACATGATTCTGAATTTTTATTAGGAATGCTTGATTATATGGGATATATTGAAACAAATAACTTAAATGAAGCTGATTTAGTGATTTATAATACTTGTTGTATTCGTGAAAATGCTGAGCTAAAAGTTTATGGGAACTTAGGACAGCTAAAAAATATGAAGAAAAAAAGAAAAGATTTAATGATTGCTGTTTGCGGTTGTATGATGCAACAACCTCATGTTGTTAAAGCAATAAAAACTAAATATAAACATGTAGACCTAGTCTTTGGTACGCATAATCTACATAAGTTCCCTCAACTATTAGTAGAAGGAATGCAATCAGAAAAAACCGTTGTAGATGTATGGGATGAGGAAGGAAGAATAGTAGAAGGACTTCCAGCTATAAGAAAATATAAATTAAAAGCATTTGTAAATATTGTATATGGGTGTAATAACTTTTGTACTTACTGTATTGTCCCTTATACGAGAGGACGAGAAAGAAGCAGAAAACCTGAAGACATTATAGAGGAAATTAAGGAATTGGTGGCTACTGGTACAAAGGAAGTTACACTTTTAGGACAAAATGTAAACTCTTATGGAAAAACTTTAGAGGAAGATATTGATTTTGCAGGTCTTTTATATAGAATCAATGAAATTGAAGGTTTAGAAAGAATAAGATTTATGACATCTCATCCGAAAGATTTATCCTTTAGATTGATAGAAGCCATGAGAGATTGTGAAAAAGTGTGTGAACATATGCATTTACCTGTACAAGCAGGAAGTACAAATATACTAACAAAAATGAATCGACACTATACAAAGGAAAAATATCTTGAATTAGTAAATGCCTTAAAAAGAGAAGTTCCTCATGTAGGAATCACAACAGACATTATTGTAGGATTCCCAGGAGAAACAGAAGTAGACTTTGAAGAAACATTAAACTTAATCAAAACTGTTGAATATGATTCTGCTTATACTTTTATTTACTCTGTTAGAGAAGGAACGCCAGCAGCTAAATTTGAAGATCAAGTACCAGAAGCTATAAAGCATGAACGTTTTGAAAGATTATTAGCTGTTTTAAATCCTATTGTTGCCGAAAAAAATAGTAAATTTAAGGATAAAGTAGTAGAAGTTTTAGTAGAAGGATACAGTAAAACGAATAAGACAAAGCTTATGGGACGTACAAGAACAAGTAAGCTTGTGAATTTCACAGGACCTAAAGAGTGTATAGGAAAACTTGTAAAGGTAAAGATTACAGATCCTAAAACATTTAGTTTAAATGGTGAATTTATTGGGGAGAATTAA
- the miaA gene encoding tRNA (adenosine(37)-N6)-dimethylallyltransferase MiaA, with protein MKKPLLIIVGPTAVGKTETSIHIAKRLNGEIISADSMQVYKYMNIGSAKPTEEEKSGIPHYLMDEIDPREKFSAADFKEKAKEYMDKILEKNKLPIIVGGTGLYVNSIIYNVDFTQTTSNWELRKKLEDMGKEFGNEYLHKKLLEKDEEAAARIHPNNVKRVIRALEVIENGEKMKDFKNDLVENEEYNYVLIGLIRDRQELYERINMRVDLMIEGGLIEEVKHLMKLGLDEEAISMKGLGYKEIIRYLKGEYDLEEATRILKRDTRRYAKRQITWFKRYDQMKWFDFGDYASKKELEEDILKYVGGKLNFL; from the coding sequence ATGAAAAAACCTCTTTTAATTATTGTAGGTCCTACAGCAGTTGGAAAAACGGAAACATCTATTCATATTGCCAAAAGATTAAATGGTGAAATTATTTCTGCAGACTCAATGCAGGTTTATAAATATATGAATATAGGGAGTGCAAAGCCCACAGAAGAAGAAAAATCAGGAATTCCCCATTATCTAATGGATGAAATTGATCCTAGAGAAAAGTTTTCAGCAGCAGATTTTAAGGAAAAAGCAAAGGAATATATGGATAAGATTCTTGAAAAGAATAAGTTGCCTATTATTGTTGGGGGTACTGGTCTATATGTAAACTCTATTATATATAATGTTGATTTTACACAAACTACATCTAATTGGGAATTAAGAAAAAAGTTAGAAGATATGGGAAAAGAATTTGGAAATGAGTATCTACATAAAAAACTTTTAGAAAAAGATGAAGAAGCAGCAGCTCGTATTCATCCTAATAATGTAAAGAGAGTTATTAGAGCACTAGAAGTCATTGAAAATGGGGAAAAAATGAAAGACTTTAAAAATGATCTAGTTGAAAACGAGGAATATAATTATGTATTAATAGGTCTTATTAGAGATCGACAAGAACTTTATGAAAGAATCAATATGAGAGTAGATTTAATGATAGAGGGTGGACTCATTGAAGAAGTAAAGCATTTGATGAAGCTAGGACTTGATGAAGAAGCCATATCTATGAAGGGGTTAGGATATAAGGAGATTATTCGATATTTAAAAGGAGAATATGATCTTGAAGAAGCCACAAGAATTTTAAAAAGAGACACACGTCGTTATGCAAAAAGACAAATCACATGGTTTAAGAGATATGATCAAATGAAGTGGTTTGATTTTGGTGATTATGCATCAAAAAAAGAATTAGAAGAGGATATTCTAAAATATGTAGGAGGAAAATTAAACTTTTTATAG
- a CDS encoding GTPase, producing the protein MKKCLIVGRPNAGKTLFMINFAEYVGLKHVEIKFFKRDKEIDHKKYTIEEARELLSSDIPYKTNCLQSTEIKIPVLKGKKIVSLMDSSGLIDGIHKNIQIRRAMAQTLGAITESHMILHMIDASKINDESIKNTIGEVDYQLVEYGRMKEGYMILANKVDLLERKTPIIQLQKEFPDHYIIPISALTKEGFGEVRSFVCRRL; encoded by the coding sequence ATGAAAAAGTGTCTTATAGTTGGAAGACCTAATGCAGGAAAGACACTATTTATGATAAATTTTGCTGAATATGTGGGACTAAAACATGTAGAAATCAAGTTTTTTAAAAGAGATAAAGAAATAGATCATAAAAAATATACAATAGAAGAAGCAAGAGAGCTATTATCTTCAGATATTCCATACAAGACAAATTGTCTTCAATCTACTGAAATAAAAATTCCAGTATTAAAAGGAAAGAAGATAGTAAGTCTGATGGATAGTAGTGGTTTAATTGATGGGATACATAAAAATATTCAGATTCGGCGAGCCATGGCGCAAACATTAGGTGCTATTACAGAAAGCCATATGATTTTACATATGATTGATGCTTCAAAGATTAATGATGAAAGTATTAAAAACACTATTGGAGAAGTAGATTATCAATTAGTAGAATATGGACGAATGAAAGAGGGATATATGATTTTAGCCAATAAAGTAGATTTGCTTGAAAGAAAGACACCTATTATACAGCTTCAAAAGGAATTTCCTGATCATTATATTATTCCCATATCTGCATTAACAAAGGAAGGGTTTGGAGAGGTAAGAAGCTTTGTGTGTAGGAGGTTATAG
- the mutS gene encoding DNA mismatch repair protein MutS — translation MSKLTPMMRQYLDLKEKYKDCILFFRLGDFYEMFFDDAILASKELEITLTGKNCGLEERAPMCGVPHHSAENYIARLIERGYKVAIGEQVEDPAVAKGIVKRDVVRVITPGTVMDSHMLDEKENNYIMSIFIDENGGGISFADVSTGELKTTEFVKKPFLNHLLDEIAKINPKEIIINTLEYDGTNIKSEIARVSTLYIDEFDNWAFEREYAIKKIKSHFNVLAVEGFGIDEHEYSISSVGALFEYLEKTQKSSLFHINNISYYSSDAFMVLDKSTRRNLELTETMRDKKRRGSLLWALDKTNTAMGGRTLKKWVEEPLKDVHEIQLRLDAVQELKDHLLTRDDLKDLLKNVYDLERLVVRISYGNANGRDLVALKSSLKALPQIKELLDDFHGAKLKNILKNIDLVEGVKDLIEQSIMDEPPVTIKEGGIIKKGYDSELDELREIVSNSKEWIANLENNEKNATGIKSLKIGFNKVFGYYLEVTKSNLNLVPEHYIRKQTLANAERYITPELKEAEAKILGAEDKIIELEYQIFIKVREEIKKFTKEIQGTATAIASLDALVSFAEVSDRYGYTKPQVNNELLIEIENGRHPVVERTMNLDMFIGNDTYLDGTENRFSIITGPNMAGKSTYMRQVALIVLMTQIGCFVPADQATIGIVDRIFTRVGASDDLAQGQSTFMVEMSELANILNNATNKSLVILDEIGRGTSTYDGLSIAWAVVEHISEKDILGARTLFATHYHELTELEGLLEGVKNYCISVKESNDDIIFLRKIIRGSADQSYGIQVAKLAGVREEVILRAKKILNQLEENDLNHKSIEKNVQEVQVVQEEESVKEEIAAVCEEQISLFNNNDQKIIEQLRKIDILDVTPMEAMNHLYKLVKIAQNRGA, via the coding sequence ATGAGTAAGTTAACTCCAATGATGAGACAATATTTGGATTTAAAAGAAAAATATAAGGATTGCATTTTATTTTTTCGATTAGGTGATTTTTATGAGATGTTTTTTGATGATGCTATTTTAGCTTCGAAAGAGTTAGAAATAACCTTAACTGGTAAAAATTGCGGATTAGAAGAAAGAGCACCTATGTGTGGTGTTCCTCATCATTCGGCAGAAAATTATATTGCAAGACTAATTGAACGGGGATATAAAGTTGCTATTGGGGAGCAGGTAGAAGATCCAGCTGTAGCCAAAGGTATTGTAAAAAGAGATGTAGTAAGAGTTATTACTCCTGGGACTGTAATGGATAGTCATATGCTTGATGAAAAAGAAAATAATTATATTATGTCAATCTTTATAGATGAAAATGGTGGGGGTATATCTTTTGCAGATGTATCTACAGGAGAATTAAAAACGACAGAGTTTGTAAAGAAGCCATTTCTGAATCATTTATTAGATGAAATTGCTAAAATCAATCCAAAAGAAATTATTATCAATACATTAGAATATGATGGAACTAATATAAAATCTGAAATAGCAAGGGTTTCTACTCTATATATAGATGAATTTGATAATTGGGCTTTTGAAAGAGAGTATGCCATTAAAAAAATCAAATCCCATTTTAATGTGTTAGCAGTAGAAGGATTTGGAATAGATGAACATGAGTATTCTATTTCTTCTGTAGGGGCATTGTTTGAATATTTAGAGAAAACTCAAAAGAGTTCTCTATTCCATATAAATAATATAAGCTATTATTCATCAGATGCTTTTATGGTTTTAGATAAGTCTACAAGAAGAAACTTAGAACTTACTGAGACTATGAGAGATAAAAAGAGAAGAGGGTCTCTTCTTTGGGCGTTAGATAAAACAAATACAGCAATGGGAGGAAGAACCTTAAAAAAATGGGTGGAAGAGCCTCTAAAGGATGTTCATGAAATACAATTGAGATTAGATGCTGTACAAGAGCTAAAGGATCATCTATTAACACGAGATGATTTGAAGGATTTACTTAAAAATGTTTATGATCTTGAACGACTGGTGGTAAGAATATCTTATGGGAATGCTAATGGGAGAGATTTAGTGGCATTAAAATCATCTCTTAAAGCCTTACCTCAAATAAAAGAGCTTTTAGATGATTTTCATGGAGCAAAACTGAAGAATATATTAAAAAACATAGATTTAGTAGAAGGCGTGAAGGATTTAATAGAACAATCTATTATGGATGAGCCTCCTGTTACCATAAAAGAAGGAGGAATCATTAAAAAAGGCTATGATTCTGAGCTAGATGAATTAAGAGAGATTGTAAGTAATAGCAAAGAATGGATTGCAAATTTAGAAAATAATGAAAAAAATGCTACAGGAATAAAATCATTAAAAATAGGATTTAATAAAGTATTTGGATATTATTTAGAAGTAACTAAATCAAATTTAAATTTGGTACCCGAGCATTATATTAGAAAACAGACCCTTGCTAATGCAGAAAGATATATTACACCTGAATTAAAAGAAGCAGAAGCTAAAATATTGGGTGCTGAGGATAAGATTATCGAATTAGAATATCAAATTTTTATAAAGGTGAGAGAGGAAATTAAAAAATTCACCAAAGAAATTCAAGGTACAGCTACGGCTATTGCCTCTTTAGATGCTTTAGTGTCTTTTGCAGAGGTAAGTGATCGTTATGGCTATACAAAACCACAGGTGAATAATGAATTACTTATAGAGATTGAAAATGGAAGACATCCAGTTGTAGAGCGAACAATGAATTTAGATATGTTTATAGGGAATGATACGTATCTTGATGGAACTGAAAATAGATTTTCAATTATTACAGGACCTAACATGGCTGGAAAATCTACTTATATGAGACAAGTGGCTTTAATCGTATTGATGACACAAATAGGCTGCTTTGTTCCAGCAGATCAAGCAACTATTGGCATTGTAGATAGAATCTTTACAAGGGTAGGAGCATCAGATGATTTAGCCCAAGGACAAAGTACTTTTATGGTTGAAATGAGTGAACTTGCAAATATTTTAAATAATGCAACAAACAAGAGTTTAGTTATTTTAGATGAAATCGGAAGAGGGACAAGTACCTATGATGGACTGAGTATTGCTTGGGCCGTTGTGGAGCATATTAGTGAAAAAGATATTTTAGGTGCAAGAACATTATTTGCTACTCACTATCATGAGTTAACAGAATTAGAAGGACTTTTGGAAGGTGTAAAAAATTATTGCATATCTGTTAAAGAAAGTAATGATGATATAATCTTTTTAAGAAAGATTATTAGAGGAAGTGCGGATCAAAGCTATGGGATTCAGGTTGCAAAGCTTGCAGGGGTTAGGGAGGAAGTCATTCTCAGAGCTAAAAAGATTTTAAACCAATTAGAAGAAAATGATTTGAATCATAAGAGTATAGAAAAAAATGTTCAAGAAGTGCAAGTTGTTCAAGAAGAGGAAAGCGTAAAAGAAGAAATAGCTGCTGTATGTGAAGAACAAATAAGTTTATTTAATAATAATGATCAAAAAATTATAGAACAATTGAGAAAAATAGATATTTTAGACGTTACGCCTATGGAAGCTATGAATCATTTATACAAGCTTGTAAAAATAGCTCAAAATAGAGGAGCGTAA
- a CDS encoding aminotransferase class I/II-fold pyridoxal phosphate-dependent enzyme, which translates to MKKHTEDFLKEQMQIHGSIYNLAIEVEKEIEESFKHIDEIKEYNQYKVLKVMQDARISDMHFNWNTGYGYDDAGREAIEKVYANLFKTEDAIVRPTIVNGTHALTLCVTGILRPNDEILSATERPYDTLEEVIGIRGEGKGSLKEFGVTYNQVNFKQNGEVDLELLAKSITEKTKMVYIQRSTGYSWRNALMVEDIKKIVETAKAIKSDVICMVDNCYGEFLDIYEPTEVGVDIMAGSLIKNPGGGLALTGGYIVGRKDLIELISYRMTSPGIGKECGLTFGLTRSMFQGLFMAPKVVSEAIKGSIFCARLFEKLGYEVSPKYNEDRSDIIQSIKMGSPERVIAFCQGIQAAAPVDSFVTPEPWDMPGYDSPVIMAAGAFVQGSSIELSADAPIKEPYIVYFQGGLTYEHAKYGVMKGLQTMLDKGCVEL; encoded by the coding sequence ATGAAAAAACATACAGAAGATTTTTTAAAAGAACAAATGCAGATCCATGGGTCAATATATAATTTAGCAATAGAAGTAGAAAAAGAAATAGAAGAAAGCTTTAAGCATATTGATGAAATCAAAGAATATAACCAATATAAAGTATTAAAAGTGATGCAAGATGCAAGAATCAGTGATATGCATTTTAACTGGAATACAGGATATGGATATGATGATGCAGGAAGAGAAGCTATCGAAAAAGTATATGCAAATCTTTTTAAAACAGAAGATGCCATTGTAAGACCTACTATAGTAAATGGTACCCATGCCCTTACTTTATGTGTTACAGGAATACTTCGGCCAAATGATGAAATATTATCAGCAACAGAAAGACCATACGATACATTAGAAGAAGTAATCGGCATTAGAGGAGAAGGAAAGGGTTCACTAAAAGAGTTTGGTGTAACTTATAACCAAGTAAATTTCAAACAAAATGGAGAAGTGGATTTAGAATTATTAGCAAAATCTATTACAGAAAAGACAAAAATGGTTTATATCCAAAGATCAACAGGATACAGCTGGAGAAATGCATTAATGGTTGAAGATATCAAAAAAATTGTAGAAACAGCCAAAGCTATTAAATCAGATGTAATCTGTATGGTTGATAATTGCTATGGAGAATTTTTAGATATTTACGAGCCTACTGAAGTAGGGGTAGATATTATGGCAGGATCTTTAATTAAAAACCCTGGTGGTGGATTGGCACTCACTGGAGGATATATAGTAGGAAGAAAAGATCTTATAGAATTGATTTCTTATAGAATGACTTCACCTGGAATCGGAAAAGAATGTGGATTGACCTTTGGTCTTACAAGAAGTATGTTCCAAGGACTTTTCATGGCTCCTAAAGTTGTTAGTGAGGCCATAAAAGGATCTATCTTTTGCGCAAGACTTTTTGAAAAATTAGGTTATGAAGTATCTCCAAAATACAATGAAGACAGAAGTGATATTATTCAGTCTATCAAAATGGGAAGTCCTGAAAGAGTCATTGCCTTTTGTCAAGGAATACAAGCAGCAGCTCCAGTAGATTCATTTGTAACTCCAGAACCTTGGGATATGCCTGGATATGATAGTCCAGTAATTATGGCAGCAGGAGCTTTTGTACAAGGGTCCTCTATCGAACTAAGTGCAGATGCACCGATTAAAGAGCCTTATATCGTATATTTTCAAGGGGGACTTACTTATGAGCATGCAAAGTATGGGGTGATGAAAGGCCTTCAGACTATGTTGGATAAAGGGTGTGTGGAGTTGTAG
- a CDS encoding GerAB/ArcD/ProY family transporter, producing the protein MDINNIRPILSNGIKSVIKGALETCTFLFLQTVVLTMVLGKFERKDSPFKVYIKGLLIGGIIIFIISLTNILTLGINGIERYYFPSHITASRINIRNALQRIEILPSIILTIGTFIKISIYMIAACKGITKIFSFKDYRFIVVPMSLLMINLSSFEFENMIEYYKFADVWYWYAFPFEVILPIIIWIPSEIKKNRGR; encoded by the coding sequence ATGGATATAAACAATATTCGCCCTATATTAAGTAATGGTATAAAATCAGTTATAAAAGGAGCTTTAGAAACATGTACATTTCTGTTTCTTCAAACTGTTGTACTTACAATGGTTTTAGGTAAGTTTGAAAGAAAAGATTCTCCTTTTAAAGTCTATATAAAAGGATTACTAATTGGAGGAATAATAATATTTATTATATCATTAACTAACATTTTGACATTAGGAATAAATGGAATTGAACGTTATTACTTTCCTTCTCATATTACTGCTTCAAGAATAAATATTAGAAATGCATTACAAAGGATAGAAATATTGCCTAGTATAATATTAACAATTGGAACATTTATTAAAATAAGCATATATATGATAGCAGCTTGTAAAGGAATTACTAAAATATTCAGCTTTAAGGATTATCGATTTATAGTAGTACCTATGTCTTTATTGATGATTAATCTTTCTTCTTTTGAATTTGAGAATATGATAGAATATTACAAATTTGCAGATGTATGGTATTGGTATGCTTTTCCCTTTGAGGTTATTTTACCCATCATTATATGGATTCCTTCAGAAATAAAAAAGAATAGAGGAAGGTAA
- the mutL gene encoding DNA mismatch repair endonuclease MutL: protein MSKKIYKLEKFIANKIAAGEVVDRPSSVVKELVENAIDAKSSKIIIEIKDGGKSYMRITDNGVGIHEEDMEIAFERHATSKIKNVEDLNSILSLGFRGEALASIASVSQVELISKTREETSGTYLELHGGQIVEHKDIGCPNGTTFVIKNLFYNVPARLQFMKSNATETSYISDLISKYALAYPDISFRFINNGTIVFTTSGTSSIVNNIASIYGKEMAKNMLYLAKKKSDVFSIQAYISKPTTTRGNKQLQVFFVNGRYVKNKIISQAIEEAYKTLITINRFPICFIYLNVPPDKLDVNIHPTKTEIRFNKELNIKDFVVDTLKERLLRENLIPSVSFEKRKKKEDGHQETILDMPVLKKPSVPSEIKIIKKEEKPIEPINVVQTKYEKFVKNLVYEDKSTYNVNNKKYKNNKQVFPKKEESPKEEERVKNIKQNIHADIKIEDQGIKEQEINHTKTEIIKERNNNRSVEEIEEKKYNKNTDKILGIRILGQIFNTYLIGQDGQSMYLIDQHAAHERIMYDQLMKNYQNQAPVSQKLLAPIVVELSFGEFEIVKKNMDMFIHLGFEIEEFGINAFILRAVPVIFGKPEAKKFFIEIVDHLQKNIQSSYDMKVEKIISMSCKQAIKANDQLDPLEIDELMKQLSKLENPFTCPHGRPVIVAMSKYEIEKKFKRV, encoded by the coding sequence ATGAGCAAGAAAATTTATAAACTAGAAAAATTTATTGCCAATAAAATTGCAGCAGGAGAGGTGGTAGATCGACCTAGCTCTGTTGTAAAGGAATTAGTTGAAAATGCTATCGATGCAAAATCGTCTAAAATCATTATTGAAATCAAAGATGGCGGAAAAAGCTATATGAGAATTACAGATAATGGTGTAGGGATTCATGAAGAAGATATGGAAATAGCCTTTGAAAGACATGCTACTAGTAAGATAAAAAATGTTGAAGATTTAAATTCTATTTTATCTTTAGGATTTCGAGGAGAAGCATTAGCAAGTATTGCATCTGTATCTCAAGTTGAGTTAATATCTAAGACGAGAGAAGAAACCTCTGGTACTTATTTAGAATTGCATGGAGGACAAATTGTAGAGCATAAAGATATTGGGTGTCCTAATGGAACTACTTTTGTCATAAAAAATTTATTTTATAATGTGCCAGCAAGACTTCAATTTATGAAGTCTAATGCTACAGAAACAAGTTATATAAGTGATCTGATTAGTAAATATGCTCTAGCTTATCCAGATATTTCTTTTCGGTTTATTAATAATGGAACCATTGTATTTACAACATCTGGGACAAGCAGTATTGTAAATAATATTGCTAGTATTTATGGAAAAGAAATGGCAAAGAATATGCTTTATCTTGCAAAGAAGAAAAGTGATGTATTCTCCATACAAGCATATATTTCAAAACCAACTACAACAAGAGGGAACAAACAGCTTCAAGTATTTTTTGTAAATGGTCGATATGTAAAAAATAAAATTATTAGTCAGGCAATAGAAGAGGCTTATAAGACACTTATTACAATCAATAGATTTCCAATATGTTTCATTTATTTAAATGTTCCTCCTGATAAGTTAGATGTAAATATTCATCCTACAAAAACAGAAATACGCTTTAATAAAGAATTAAATATTAAAGATTTTGTAGTAGATACATTAAAAGAAAGATTGCTTCGTGAAAATTTGATTCCTAGTGTAAGTTTTGAAAAACGTAAGAAAAAAGAGGATGGACATCAAGAAACAATATTAGATATGCCTGTATTGAAAAAACCTAGTGTCCCATCTGAAATAAAAATAATTAAAAAAGAAGAGAAACCAATAGAACCTATAAATGTAGTACAGACAAAATATGAAAAATTTGTAAAAAATTTAGTTTATGAGGATAAATCAACCTATAATGTAAATAATAAGAAATATAAAAATAATAAACAAGTATTTCCTAAAAAAGAGGAATCTCCTAAAGAAGAAGAAAGAGTAAAAAACATAAAGCAAAATATTCATGCAGATATTAAAATAGAGGATCAAGGAATAAAGGAACAAGAAATTAATCATACAAAAACAGAAATTATTAAAGAAAGAAATAATAATAGAAGTGTTGAAGAGATAGAGGAGAAAAAATATAATAAAAATACTGATAAGATTTTGGGAATTCGTATTTTAGGGCAGATTTTTAATACATACTTGATTGGACAAGATGGGCAGTCTATGTATTTAATTGATCAACATGCAGCTCATGAAAGAATCATGTATGATCAATTGATGAAAAATTATCAGAATCAAGCTCCTGTAAGTCAAAAGTTATTAGCACCTATTGTAGTAGAATTATCCTTTGGAGAATTTGAAATTGTAAAGAAAAATATGGATATGTTTATCCACTTAGGATTTGAAATAGAAGAGTTTGGAATAAATGCATTTATTTTAAGAGCTGTCCCAGTTATATTTGGCAAACCAGAAGCGAAAAAATTCTTTATAGAAATTGTAGATCATCTTCAAAAGAATATCCAATCTAGTTATGATATGAAAGTCGAAAAAATAATATCTATGTCTTGCAAACAGGCGATTAAAGCAAATGATCAATTAGATCCTTTAGAGATTGATGAACTCATGAAACAATTATCAAAGCTTGAAAACCCATTTACATGTCCTCATGGAAGACCGGTTATTGTGGCCATGAGTAAATATGAGATTGAAAAGAAATTTAAAAGAGTATAG